From the Nonlabens marinus S1-08 genome, one window contains:
- the rplA gene encoding 50S ribosomal protein L1: MAKLTKKQKDTNAKIDKSNTYTVAEASQLVKEVSTVNFDASVDLAVRLNVDPRKANQMVRGVVTLPHGTGKDVKVLALVTPDKAAEAEAAGADYVGLDEYLEKIKNGWTDVDVIITMPSVMGKLGPLGRVLGPRGLMPNPKTGTVTMDVAKAVSDVKAGKIDFKVDKTGIIHASVGKASFDAEKIAGNARELINTLVKLKPTTSKGVYIKSIYMSSTMSPSIQIDTKRFASDD; encoded by the coding sequence ATGGCAAAATTGACAAAAAAACAGAAGGATACCAATGCAAAGATCGATAAGTCGAACACTTATACGGTTGCAGAGGCTTCTCAGTTAGTAAAAGAAGTATCGACGGTAAATTTCGATGCCTCAGTAGACCTAGCGGTTCGTCTTAACGTGGATCCACGTAAAGCAAACCAGATGGTTAGAGGTGTTGTGACACTTCCACACGGTACGGGTAAAGATGTGAAAGTTCTTGCATTAGTTACTCCAGACAAAGCAGCGGAAGCTGAAGCAGCTGGAGCTGATTATGTAGGACTTGATGAATATCTTGAAAAGATCAAGAATGGTTGGACTGACGTTGATGTAATCATCACGATGCCAAGTGTGATGGGTAAGTTAGGGCCTTTAGGACGCGTTTTGGGTCCTCGTGGTTTGATGCCTAACCCTAAGACTGGTACAGTGACTATGGATGTTGCTAAGGCAGTATCTGACGTGAAAGCCGGTAAAATCGACTTTAAAGTTGACAAGACTGGTATCATTCACGCATCAGTTGGAAAAGCATCTTTCGATGCAGAGAAGATTGCAGGAAATGCAAGAGAATTAATCAACACGTTAGTTAAGTTAAAACCTACAACGTCGAAAGGTGTATACATCAAGAGTATATATATGTCTAGTACTATGAGTCCTAGCATCCAGATCGATACGAAGCGTTTTGCATCAGACGACTAA
- the rplJ gene encoding 50S ribosomal protein L10, protein MTREEKATVIKDLTATLGDNTTIYLADISGLNATDTSNLRRACFKANVSLSVVKNTLLAKAMEASDKDFGELPELLKGNTSIMLSEVANAPAKVIQNFRKKSQKPVLKGAYIEEAIYVGDDKIDALSDIKSKEEMVGEIIGLLQSPAKNVISALKSSGGKLAGILKTLSEK, encoded by the coding sequence ATGACAAGAGAAGAAAAAGCAACTGTTATAAAGGATTTGACTGCTACGTTGGGTGATAACACAACTATCTATCTAGCAGATATCTCTGGACTTAACGCAACAGATACATCAAACTTACGTAGAGCTTGTTTCAAAGCAAACGTTAGTCTTTCAGTAGTAAAGAACACATTGCTTGCAAAGGCAATGGAAGCTTCTGACAAAGATTTTGGAGAACTTCCAGAATTGTTGAAAGGCAATACTTCAATTATGTTATCTGAGGTGGCAAATGCGCCAGCTAAGGTAATTCAGAACTTCCGTAAGAAATCGCAAAAGCCGGTTTTGAAAGGAGCTTATATTGAAGAAGCAATTTATGTAGGGGATGATAAGATCGACGCATTAAGCGACATCAAATCTAAAGAAGAAATGGTCGGTGAAATCATCGGTCTTCTTCAAAGCCCAGCTAAAAATGTTATTTCTGCACTTAAATCAAGTGGAGGCAAATTGGCTGGAATTCTTAAGACCCTTTCTGAAAAGTAG
- the rplL gene encoding 50S ribosomal protein L7/L12: MADLKDFAEQLVNLTVKEVNELATILKDEYGIEPAAAAVAMAGPAAGGGEAAEEQSEFDVILKAPGGAKLAVVKLVKELTGAGLKEAKELVDSAPSPIKEGVSKDEAEALKAQLEEAGAEVELK; this comes from the coding sequence ATGGCAGATTTAAAAGATTTCGCAGAACAGTTAGTAAACCTTACTGTGAAAGAAGTAAACGAATTAGCGACTATACTTAAAGACGAGTATGGAATCGAACCAGCAGCAGCGGCAGTTGCTATGGCTGGACCAGCTGCAGGTGGCGGAGAAGCTGCTGAAGAGCAGTCTGAATTTGATGTAATCCTTAAGGCTCCAGGTGGTGCTAAACTAGCGGTAGTTAAGTTAGTTAAAGAACTTACTGGTGCAGGATTGAAAGAAGCTAAAGAACTTGTAGATAGCGCTCCATCCCCAATCAAGGAAGGTGTGTCTAAAGATGAGGCAGAAGCTCTTAAAGCTCAGCTAGAAGAAGCTGGTGCTGAGGTTGAGTTGAAGTAA
- the rpoB gene encoding DNA-directed RNA polymerase subunit beta has translation MLATNTERINFSTVTSKAEYPDLLDIQIKSFQDFFQLETKSDRREVEGLYNTFMENFPITDTRNQFVLEFLDYFVDPPRYSIQECIERGLTYSVPLKSRLKLYCTDPEHEDFETIVQDVYLGTIPYMTSSGTFVINGAERVVVSQLHRSPGVFFGQSFHANGTKLYSARVIPFKGSWIEFATDINSVMYAYIDRKKKLPVTTLFRAIGFERDKDILGIFDLAEEVKASKTGLKKYLGRKLAARVLKTWHEDFVDEDTGEVVSIERNEIVLDRDTILEKQHIDEIMESQTKTILLHKEDNQSADYAIIHNTLQKDPTNSEKEAVEHIYRQLRNAEPPDEETARGIIDKLFFSDQRYNLGEVGRYRMNKKLNLDIAMDKQVLTKEDIITIIKHLIMLINSKAEIDDIDHLSNRRVRTVGEQLSSQFGVGLARMARTIRERMNVRDNEVFTPIDLINAKTLSSVINSFFGTNQLSQFMDQTNPLAEITHKRRLSALGPGGLSRERAGFEVRDVHYTHYGRLCPIETPEGPNIGLISSLAVFAKVNSMGFIETPYRKVKDGVVNLKEEPIYLSAEEEEGMHIAQANLPLENGKIMSDNVIARMEGDFPVVDPSEVVYADVAPNQIASISASLIPFLEHDDANRALMGSNMMRQAVPLLRVDAPIVGTGLERQVAQDSRVLINAEGDGTVAYVDAQKVVIEYDRTDREKLISFEPDETSYNLIKFRKTNQGTSITLKPIVQKGDRVKKGQVLCQGYATEAGELALGRNMKVAFMPWKGYNFEDAIVISEKVVREDIFTSIHVDEYSLEVRDTKLGNEELTPDIPNVSEEATADLDENGMIRIGAEVEPGDILIGKITPKGESDPTPEEKLLRAIFGDKAGDVKDASLKASPSLRGVVIDKKLFSRAVKDKKKRAQDKEDIARLEQEYQAKFDDLKTRLVDKLFEIVSGKTSQGVFNDLGEEVLPKGKKYTLKMLNSVDDFTHLVSGTWTTTKETNDTVADLLHNYKIKENDLQGSLRREKFTISVGDELPAGIIKLAKVYVAKKRKLKVGDKMAGRHGNKGIVARIVRAEDMPFLEDGTPVDIVLNPLGVPSRMNIGQIYETVLGWAGEKLGKNFATPIFDGATLDQINAYTDEAGIPRFGHTYLYDGGTGERFDQPATVGIIYMLKLGHMVDDKMHARSIGPYSLITQQPLGGKAQFGGQRFGEMEVWALEAYGASSTLREILTVKSDDVVGRAKTYESIVKGEPMPEPGLPESFNVLMHELKGLGLDLRLED, from the coding sequence ATGCTAGCAACAAACACAGAAAGAATTAATTTTTCAACGGTAACTTCTAAGGCAGAGTATCCTGATCTGCTGGATATACAAATCAAATCGTTTCAGGATTTCTTTCAATTAGAAACTAAATCAGATAGGAGAGAAGTAGAGGGTCTATACAACACCTTCATGGAAAACTTCCCTATTACCGATACACGCAACCAGTTTGTATTGGAGTTTCTTGACTATTTCGTAGACCCACCACGATACTCTATTCAAGAATGTATTGAACGTGGCCTTACCTATAGCGTGCCACTTAAGTCACGCCTTAAACTTTATTGTACTGACCCAGAACATGAGGACTTTGAGACTATCGTTCAAGATGTTTACTTAGGTACAATACCATACATGACCTCTTCAGGTACTTTTGTAATCAATGGTGCTGAACGAGTTGTAGTTTCACAACTACATAGATCTCCAGGTGTATTCTTCGGACAATCTTTTCATGCTAATGGAACCAAATTATACTCCGCAAGAGTAATTCCTTTTAAAGGATCTTGGATTGAATTTGCAACGGATATCAATAGCGTTATGTACGCTTACATTGACCGTAAGAAAAAATTACCTGTAACTACCCTTTTCCGTGCTATCGGTTTTGAAAGAGATAAGGATATCCTTGGAATTTTTGACCTTGCAGAAGAAGTGAAGGCAAGTAAGACAGGACTTAAAAAATACTTGGGACGTAAACTTGCTGCTCGTGTTTTGAAAACATGGCATGAGGATTTCGTTGATGAAGATACTGGCGAAGTTGTTTCTATCGAGCGTAACGAGATCGTATTGGATCGCGATACCATTTTAGAAAAACAACACATTGATGAGATTATGGAATCTCAGACTAAAACCATCCTTTTGCACAAGGAGGATAATCAGTCTGCAGATTACGCAATTATTCATAACACACTTCAAAAGGACCCTACTAACTCTGAAAAAGAAGCAGTAGAACATATTTATAGACAATTACGTAACGCTGAGCCGCCAGATGAAGAAACTGCGCGTGGTATCATCGATAAGTTGTTCTTCTCTGATCAGAGATACAACCTTGGTGAGGTAGGTCGTTACCGTATGAATAAAAAATTGAACCTTGATATTGCCATGGATAAGCAAGTGCTTACTAAGGAAGATATCATAACCATCATCAAGCACTTGATCATGTTGATCAACTCTAAAGCAGAGATTGATGATATTGATCACTTATCTAACCGTCGTGTACGTACAGTGGGTGAGCAATTAAGTTCTCAATTTGGTGTTGGTCTTGCTCGTATGGCAAGAACCATACGTGAGAGAATGAACGTGAGAGATAACGAGGTATTTACACCTATTGACTTGATTAATGCAAAGACATTGTCTTCTGTAATTAATTCATTCTTTGGTACCAACCAGTTGTCTCAGTTTATGGATCAAACAAATCCACTAGCAGAGATCACTCACAAGCGCCGTCTATCGGCACTTGGACCTGGAGGTCTTTCTCGTGAAAGAGCAGGTTTTGAGGTTCGTGACGTTCACTACACACACTACGGACGTTTATGTCCAATTGAAACTCCTGAAGGACCGAATATTGGTTTGATTTCTTCGCTAGCAGTTTTCGCGAAAGTGAACAGCATGGGATTCATTGAAACTCCTTACCGTAAGGTGAAAGACGGAGTTGTGAATTTGAAAGAAGAGCCGATTTACTTGAGTGCTGAGGAAGAAGAAGGAATGCACATTGCACAAGCTAACTTGCCATTAGAGAATGGTAAAATTATGTCTGACAATGTAATTGCACGTATGGAAGGTGACTTCCCAGTAGTAGACCCAAGTGAGGTTGTTTATGCTGACGTTGCACCTAACCAGATCGCATCCATCTCTGCATCTTTGATTCCATTCTTGGAGCATGATGATGCGAACAGAGCCCTGATGGGATCTAACATGATGCGCCAGGCAGTTCCATTGTTGCGTGTTGATGCTCCTATTGTAGGTACTGGTCTTGAAAGACAAGTAGCACAAGATTCAAGAGTATTGATCAATGCAGAAGGTGACGGTACTGTTGCTTATGTTGATGCACAGAAAGTGGTGATCGAGTACGATCGCACGGACCGTGAGAAACTGATCAGTTTTGAGCCGGATGAGACCAGTTACAACTTGATCAAATTCCGTAAGACGAATCAAGGTACTTCCATCACATTGAAGCCTATCGTGCAAAAAGGTGACCGCGTGAAGAAAGGACAAGTTCTTTGTCAAGGTTATGCAACTGAGGCTGGAGAACTAGCATTAGGTCGTAACATGAAAGTGGCATTTATGCCATGGAAAGGTTACAACTTTGAGGATGCGATCGTAATTTCTGAAAAAGTTGTTCGTGAGGACATCTTTACATCTATCCATGTTGATGAGTACTCTCTTGAAGTAAGAGATACCAAACTTGGTAATGAAGAATTGACGCCAGACATACCTAACGTATCAGAGGAAGCTACGGCTGATCTTGATGAGAATGGTATGATACGCATCGGTGCTGAAGTAGAGCCAGGAGATATCCTTATAGGTAAGATTACACCTAAAGGAGAGTCTGACCCAACTCCAGAAGAAAAACTTCTTAGAGCCATTTTCGGTGATAAAGCAGGTGATGTGAAAGATGCTTCTTTGAAAGCTTCTCCATCGTTACGTGGTGTAGTTATCGATAAGAAATTGTTCTCTCGTGCTGTTAAGGACAAGAAGAAAAGAGCACAAGACAAAGAAGATATCGCAAGATTGGAACAAGAATATCAAGCTAAGTTTGATGATCTTAAAACCAGACTTGTCGACAAGCTTTTTGAAATAGTGAGCGGTAAAACATCTCAAGGTGTATTCAATGACTTAGGAGAAGAAGTTCTTCCTAAAGGAAAGAAATACACATTGAAAATGTTGAACTCTGTTGACGACTTTACCCACTTAGTTTCTGGAACGTGGACTACCACTAAAGAAACTAATGATACGGTTGCTGACTTGCTTCACAATTATAAGATTAAGGAAAATGACCTTCAAGGTTCCTTGAGACGTGAGAAGTTTACCATCTCAGTAGGTGATGAGCTTCCAGCTGGAATTATCAAACTTGCTAAAGTTTATGTTGCTAAAAAACGTAAACTGAAAGTAGGAGATAAGATGGCGGGACGTCACGGTAACAAAGGTATCGTTGCGCGTATCGTACGTGCTGAAGATATGCCGTTCCTTGAGGATGGAACACCAGTAGATATCGTATTGAATCCACTGGGGGTACCTTCTCGTATGAACATCGGGCAGATTTATGAAACCGTTCTAGGATGGGCAGGTGAGAAACTAGGTAAGAACTTTGCAACGCCAATTTTTGATGGTGCAACTCTTGACCAGATCAACGCCTATACTGATGAAGCAGGAATCCCAAGATTCGGTCATACCTATTTGTATGATGGTGGAACAGGAGAGCGCTTTGACCAGCCAGCAACTGTAGGTATCATCTACATGTTGAAACTAGGTCACATGGTAGACGACAAGATGCACGCACGTTCAATCGGGCCATACTCATTGATTACCCAGCAGCCACTAGGTGGTAAAGCACAATTTGGTGGTCAGCGATTTGGTGAGATGGAGGTTTGGGCACTTGAGGCCTACGGTGCATCCAGCACACTTAGAGAGATCTTGACAGTTAAGTCTGATGACGTTGTAGGACGTGCTAAGACTTACGAGTCGATCGTGAAAGGTGAGCCAATGCCAGAGCCAGGATTACCTGAGTCATTCAATGTATTAATGCACGAATTGAAAGGTCTAGGATTAGACTTGAGACTCGAGGATTAA
- the rpoC gene encoding DNA-directed RNA polymerase subunit beta', translating to MARYNDNPAQKKFSKISIGLASPESILAESRGEVLKPETINYRTHKPERDGLFCERIFGPVKDYECACGKYKRIRYKGIVCDRCGVEVTEKKVRRDRIGHINLVVPVAHIWYFRSLPNKIGYLLGLPSKKLDMIIYYERYVVIQPGIAKNEDGEELNRLDFLTEEEYLNILDTIPQENMYLEDSDPNKFIAKMGAECLIDLLQRIDLETLSYDLRHKANNETSKQRKMEALKRLQVVQALKESNENRENNPEWMIMKVVPVIPPELRPLVPLDGGRFATSDLNDLYRRVIIRNNRLKRLMEIKAPEVILRNEKRMLQEAVDSLLDNTRKSSAVKTDSNRPLKSLSDSLKGKQGRFRQNLLGKRVDYSARSVIVVGPELKLYECGLPKDMAAELYKPFVIRKLIERGIVKTVKSAKKIIDKKEPVVWDILENVLKGHPVMLNRAPTLHRLGIQAFQPKLIEGKAIQLHPLVCTAFNADFDGDQMAVHLPLGPEAILECQLLMLASHNILNPANGSPIAVPSQDMVLGLYYMTKLRRSEGDHIVKGEDLTFYGPEELVIAFNEKRVDINAPVKCRINLLQEDGSYKTEIIETTAGRVIFNEKVPDEAGYINEVLTKKALRDIIGDILKVTDVPRTAAFLDEIKDLGYGFAFRGGLSFSLGDIMIPQEKQSMIDAANKKVDTIRGNYGMGLITQNERYNQVIDVWTATNAQLTELSMKNIREDQQGFNSVYMMLDSGARGSKEQIRQLTGMRGLMAKPKKSNSGGGEIIENPILSNFKEGLSILEYFISTHGARKGLADTALKTADAGYLTRRLHDVAQDVIVNTVDCETLRGIDVSALKKNEEVMEKLGARVVGRTALNDVIDPASQDVLVAAGDLITNKIADAIDESGLESVEVRSPLTCEAEKGVCAKCYGRNLATNRMVMRGEAVGVIAAQSIGEPGTQLTLRTFHVGGVAGNVSEENTIIAKNDGILEIEDIKTVKGESSDGNAVEVVISRTAESKLMHHKTGILLNSNNIPYGAELYAKVGSAVKKGDLIAKWDAFNGVIISEFAGKIKFENIIQGTTFQVETDEQTGYEEKVISDSRDKKLIPTLHIVDSKGETQISYNLPVGAHLMVNDDEKIKVGKVLVKIPRKSAKAGDITGGLPRVTELFEARNPSNPAVVSEIDGVVSFGKIKRGNREIVVTSKTDEVKKYLVKLSNQILVQENDYVRAGMPLSDGSITPKDILAIKGPSAVQQYLVNEVQEVYRLQGVKINDKHFEVVVRQMLRKVKIVDPGDGIFLENQLVHKEDFILENDKLYGMKVVETAGDSATLKEGQIISPRQLRDENSLLKREDKVLVEARDVEPATAEPVLQGITRASLQTKSFISAASFQETTKVLNEAAVSGKVDTLEGLKENVIVGHRIPAGTGMRNYDDIIVGSKEEFEKLLQRKEEPQVNYN from the coding sequence ATGGCTAGATATAACGACAACCCAGCACAGAAGAAGTTTTCAAAAATTTCCATCGGTTTGGCTTCTCCAGAATCTATTTTGGCAGAATCCAGAGGTGAGGTTTTGAAACCTGAAACAATCAATTACCGTACGCACAAGCCAGAGAGAGATGGTCTCTTTTGTGAGCGCATCTTTGGTCCGGTAAAAGATTATGAGTGTGCCTGTGGTAAATACAAACGCATCCGTTACAAAGGGATTGTTTGTGATCGATGTGGTGTAGAGGTAACTGAAAAGAAGGTAAGACGTGACCGTATAGGGCACATCAACCTTGTAGTTCCTGTTGCACACATCTGGTATTTCCGTAGCTTACCTAACAAGATTGGGTACCTACTAGGATTGCCATCAAAGAAACTGGACATGATCATTTACTACGAGAGATACGTAGTGATCCAACCAGGTATTGCTAAAAATGAAGATGGTGAGGAGTTAAATAGACTTGACTTCCTTACTGAAGAGGAGTACTTAAACATTCTTGATACTATTCCACAAGAGAATATGTATCTAGAAGATTCTGACCCTAATAAGTTTATCGCTAAGATGGGTGCAGAGTGTCTGATCGACCTTTTACAGCGTATAGATCTTGAAACTTTGTCTTATGACTTACGTCACAAAGCAAATAACGAGACTTCTAAGCAACGTAAAATGGAGGCGTTGAAACGACTTCAAGTAGTTCAAGCACTTAAGGAATCTAACGAGAATCGTGAGAACAACCCAGAGTGGATGATCATGAAAGTCGTACCAGTTATTCCACCAGAATTGCGTCCATTAGTACCACTTGATGGTGGTCGTTTTGCAACATCTGACTTAAATGACTTGTACCGTCGCGTTATCATACGTAACAACCGTTTGAAGCGATTGATGGAAATCAAAGCTCCAGAGGTAATCTTGCGTAATGAGAAGCGAATGCTTCAAGAGGCTGTGGATTCTTTACTTGACAACACGAGAAAATCAAGTGCTGTCAAAACAGATTCTAACAGACCGTTGAAATCACTTTCTGACTCCTTAAAAGGTAAGCAGGGACGTTTCCGTCAAAACTTACTTGGTAAGCGTGTAGATTATTCGGCTCGTTCGGTAATCGTCGTTGGACCAGAATTGAAATTGTACGAGTGTGGATTGCCTAAAGACATGGCTGCGGAATTGTATAAGCCTTTCGTTATTAGAAAGCTTATCGAGCGCGGTATTGTGAAGACGGTTAAATCTGCAAAGAAAATTATAGATAAGAAGGAACCTGTAGTATGGGACATTCTGGAGAACGTTCTTAAAGGACACCCAGTAATGTTGAACCGCGCTCCTACGTTGCACAGACTAGGTATTCAGGCGTTCCAACCTAAATTGATTGAAGGTAAAGCAATCCAGTTGCACCCATTAGTATGTACTGCATTTAATGCGGATTTTGATGGGGATCAAATGGCAGTTCACCTTCCATTAGGACCAGAAGCAATTCTAGAATGTCAGCTGTTGATGTTGGCTTCTCACAATATTTTGAATCCTGCAAACGGTAGCCCAATCGCTGTACCATCACAGGATATGGTATTGGGTCTGTACTACATGACCAAATTGAGAAGATCAGAAGGTGACCACATCGTTAAAGGTGAAGATTTAACTTTCTACGGTCCTGAAGAGTTGGTAATCGCGTTTAATGAAAAGCGTGTTGATATTAATGCTCCAGTAAAATGTAGAATCAACCTTCTTCAAGAAGATGGGTCTTACAAAACAGAGATCATTGAGACTACCGCTGGACGTGTCATCTTTAATGAGAAGGTGCCGGATGAAGCAGGTTATATCAATGAAGTATTGACTAAGAAAGCACTTCGTGATATTATCGGTGATATTCTTAAGGTAACTGATGTTCCTAGAACAGCGGCTTTCCTTGATGAGATTAAAGATCTAGGTTATGGATTTGCATTCCGTGGTGGATTATCATTCTCTCTTGGAGATATTATGATTCCACAAGAGAAGCAATCAATGATTGACGCTGCTAACAAGAAAGTAGATACCATCCGTGGTAACTATGGTATGGGTCTTATTACTCAGAATGAGCGATACAATCAGGTAATTGATGTATGGACTGCTACGAATGCACAGCTTACGGAGCTTTCCATGAAAAACATTAGAGAGGATCAGCAAGGATTCAACTCGGTGTACATGATGCTTGACTCTGGAGCTCGTGGATCTAAAGAACAGATTCGTCAGCTTACAGGAATGCGTGGATTGATGGCTAAGCCTAAAAAATCCAACTCCGGTGGTGGTGAGATTATTGAAAACCCGATTCTTTCCAACTTTAAGGAAGGTCTATCGATTTTGGAATACTTTATCTCTACTCACGGTGCACGTAAAGGACTTGCAGATACGGCCTTGAAAACGGCAGATGCTGGTTACCTGACAAGACGTCTTCATGATGTTGCACAAGATGTTATCGTTAACACGGTAGATTGTGAAACTCTAAGAGGTATCGATGTAAGTGCATTGAAGAAGAATGAAGAAGTAATGGAAAAATTAGGTGCACGTGTCGTAGGACGTACGGCACTTAATGATGTGATTGACCCTGCATCACAAGATGTTCTTGTTGCAGCAGGTGATCTTATCACAAACAAAATTGCTGATGCTATTGATGAGTCTGGATTAGAATCAGTAGAAGTTCGATCTCCATTAACTTGTGAGGCAGAGAAAGGTGTGTGTGCAAAATGTTACGGTCGTAACCTAGCTACCAATAGAATGGTAATGAGAGGTGAGGCTGTAGGTGTTATTGCTGCACAATCTATTGGTGAACCAGGAACACAGTTGACGCTTCGTACATTCCACGTGGGTGGTGTTGCAGGTAACGTTTCTGAAGAAAATACGATTATAGCTAAAAATGATGGTATCCTGGAAATTGAGGACATCAAAACGGTTAAAGGAGAATCCAGTGATGGTAATGCTGTAGAGGTAGTCATATCTCGAACTGCAGAATCTAAATTGATGCATCATAAAACTGGAATTCTACTAAACTCTAACAATATTCCTTACGGTGCTGAGCTTTACGCTAAAGTAGGTTCTGCAGTGAAGAAAGGTGATTTGATTGCGAAGTGGGATGCATTTAACGGTGTTATTATCTCTGAATTTGCTGGTAAGATCAAGTTTGAAAACATCATTCAAGGAACAACTTTCCAAGTAGAAACAGATGAGCAAACTGGATACGAAGAGAAAGTAATTTCTGATTCAAGAGATAAGAAATTGATCCCTACGCTACACATTGTAGATAGTAAAGGAGAAACTCAAATCAGTTACAACTTACCAGTAGGTGCACACCTTATGGTGAATGATGACGAGAAGATCAAGGTAGGTAAGGTACTAGTTAAGATCCCACGTAAATCTGCTAAGGCAGGTGATATCACAGGAGGTCTTCCACGTGTTACTGAACTGTTTGAAGCTCGTAATCCTTCCAACCCAGCGGTTGTTAGTGAGATTGATGGTGTTGTATCCTTCGGTAAAATCAAACGTGGTAATCGTGAGATCGTAGTGACTTCTAAAACTGATGAAGTGAAGAAGTACCTAGTGAAATTGTCCAATCAAATATTGGTACAAGAGAACGATTACGTTCGTGCAGGTATGCCGTTGTCTGATGGTTCTATTACTCCTAAAGATATTCTTGCAATCAAAGGACCAAGTGCTGTACAGCAGTATCTTGTGAATGAGGTGCAAGAAGTATACAGACTTCAAGGGGTGAAGATCAATGATAAGCACTTTGAAGTAGTTGTTCGTCAGATGTTGCGTAAAGTGAAAATTGTAGATCCAGGTGATGGTATCTTCCTAGAGAACCAATTGGTTCATAAAGAAGACTTCATCCTTGAAAACGATAAGCTTTACGGAATGAAGGTCGTGGAGACTGCAGGAGATTCTGCAACCTTGAAAGAAGGACAAATCATATCTCCACGCCAGTTGAGAGATGAGAACTCCTTATTGAAACGTGAGGATAAAGTTTTAGTTGAAGCTAGAGATGTAGAGCCTGCAACAGCAGAGCCTGTACTTCAAGGTATCACTAGAGCTTCCCTACAGACTAAATCATTTATTAGTGCTGCTTCCTTCCAGGAAACTACTAAAGTATTGAACGAGGCTGCGGTAAGCGGTAAGGTAGATACTCTAGAAGGATTGAAAGAGAATGTAATTGTTGGACATAGAATTCCAGCAGGTACAGGAATGCGAAACTATGATGACATCATCGTAGGATCTAAGGAGGAGTTTGAAAAACTACTTCAACGCAAGGAAGAGCCACAAGTGAACTATAACTAA
- a CDS encoding DUF3467 domain-containing protein: protein MSNNQDHKINIEVDPEVAEGQYSNLAIINHSVSEFVVDFVNIMPGNPKSKVKSRIILTPQHAKRLAQALADNVRKFEASHGEIKDYDKPPIPLNFGPTGQA, encoded by the coding sequence ATGTCAAATAATCAAGATCACAAAATCAACATAGAAGTTGATCCAGAAGTTGCAGAAGGTCAGTACAGTAATCTGGCAATCATCAACCATTCGGTTTCAGAATTTGTTGTTGATTTTGTGAATATTATGCCGGGAAACCCTAAGTCAAAGGTAAAGTCACGGATTATTTTAACTCCTCAACATGCCAAAAGATTGGCACAAGCACTTGCAGATAATGTGAGAAAGTTTGAAGCCTCTCATGGTGAGATTAAGGATTATGATAAACCTCCTATACCCTTAAATTTTGGTCCTACTGGACAAGCCTAA